The DNA window CATTTTCCGGTAATTCTACGCCGCATTGTTTGTCTAAATCAACCAAATGAGGTTCCGTAGGATTTCTCTGCTTCACCTTTCTCTGTTTTTTAGTAGCAGGAGTCGATGATTTCCGTTGCTTCTTAGACGGACTCAGATCTGAATCTATAGAATTGGTCCTTTTTAAAGCCTTAACCTTGGCAGGTGACATTTCTCTTGTAGAACTAATAGAGGAAACGGTATTCGAGCTGACCCTGCCCCTACAGTGGTTCTGTAAATGATCTATTAAAGCCGAGTAAGCAATTGGTCTACCGCAGTCGTTGCAAGTCCTGTATTCTATTGGCAAATTTATAACGGGCACAGTATTAGATAAATACAGTGATTTCAAATCTTGCGCCGTATAGCTGTTATTTGCTGTTATGCTGGTATCAGAAGTATCTCCACTAATAGCGTTCCCGTTGGTACTATCCTTCACTATTGGAATAAGATCTTTCCAGCCGTTGTTGGTAGTTGTATCCAAAGCTGTTAGTTGTATAGTTGTCTTAAGTCTTCTGATATTGGAATGGATATCGATCATAATACGGAAGGGGACTGAGGGAGAATGACAACCAGGTAAATGATAGGGGAAGTCGATGGGAATAGCTCGCTTAATCAACAGTTCTTATAGacacaaaaaattaaaaatgctAAAACAATTTATTTGCCTAACAGTAAATTAACCGATAAGTGACTATTGGGTATTTCGTGATGACTTAAGGAGTGGTTAGCACTAgagttgttgaaacaaTTTAAACGAAAAAACACTGAAAGGAGACCTTATCAAAAAACTGTATTCTCCAGTATTGTATCCCTCGATAATTTTAGGTTAGCTAATAATGATTATATGCGTGCCTGAGATAAGGAACTTGGTAACCATTATTCGAATTCCTTGTTCTCTGTATTACTTTGCAACTAACGAGTTCAAAAAGTGGCAATCGCCAGCACACTGACATTCCGTGCTTGGTGATTTCAACAAGCATATCTGAACCTTCATGGTCTACATAGCATAGTATAAAGTTTAAACATAGTGATCGGTGGGTTGAGTATCTTTGGACTCATTCCTTGTTGTATAGTGTTGTGGAGCCAATTGATCTATCTGTATATGTAGAAAATTTCAAATGAAGTGGgtttttttcaataaactgAAGCAAAGCTTGGTAAAGGACCTGTCTCCGATCACAGGGAAACGAGCCCAAGAGGAAAATGCAACGGCGTCGACCattttgtaaatatatagGTAGCAATAAATCCTGAAGGCTTCTTTCGTAGTTATACAGGGAAATTCACgtaatttattaaaagcTGACCACATTTCTTTGTTCTTGCAAGCTTCGTTTGGGTAATCGGTAATTATTCCAGCCACAGGTAAGTGCGAAAGGTACTTGATGTCACTTTCTTTATTAACTGTCCATAAATAGAGCTCTATGGGGCTGTTGCGGAAGAATTCTAACCATTTTTGTTGGAATTCGCGGGTCCAGGTGCTCACAAATTGTAAGCTGATCCCGTATAACTTGTAGTTGGGGTCGTCCAGTTCTTcagaatatttgatgaaggCGTCGAGTGTTCTAAGGGATAGCGTAATGTTCACAATCCGGAATCCCTTCAGTACGGCGGTTTGTACGCCATATTCATACCAATCTATACTCCACAACCCAAAAATGATCCTCTCTCTCCAATAGGACAAATCATCCACCACATAAAGCATATCTACCAATGCCTTTACTAATATAATCTTTTCATTGGTGAGCTTAACATCTACCATTAACCTCACATTCTTATGCCTTGTTAACCACTCTAGGGCATCTCGAAAAGAGGGTAAAGTGACGTCCGGATGGCCTTTAGCAtgcaaatatttcaaacGAGACCAGGTCGTacctttaattttaaaaccaTTATTGTATATCCTGCCTGTATTACTATCATGATTTATCACCACAATTCCGTCTTTTGACATCTGAATATCTGTTTCAATAACGTCAACACCAGCCTCGTACGCCTTATCATATGCTAGGAGCGTATTCTCAGGATATTCTCCTCTGCCCTTATAAGCCCTATGACCAATAATCTGTACCATTTTGTTATAGCTTGTCGTTGGACGATGATGCTGGCGGATAACTAACCCTCTTTTCGTCTTGTTTCTTCCTCAGTTGTATGTTTCGCCAAAAAAAGGAAACTAGCTTGTAGGTATGGCACTTGTTGAACTCATGTGTAACCGGTATGGATCGctataaaaatatttgttcatTGACTTAGTTTGCAGTAActcttgaaaaataaaggaatttaaaagaatatttcAGGTTTGGACCATAAAAAGGGGACCAGtttgaatgattttatAAATCCGAGTCGACATGTTTTATGGTCTTAAATTCTTATGAGATTGAAGCATGGTCGTCATAGTACGTAAGGGCATGCTCCCCTGGAGATATTCATACTTTGATTGCCCTGATAAATGTTGTT is part of the Eremothecium cymbalariae DBVPG#7215 chromosome 2, complete sequence genome and encodes:
- the PGC1 gene encoding phosphatidylglycerol phospholipase (similar to Ashbya gossypii AFL096C), producing MVQIIGHRAYKGRGEYPENTLLAYDKAYEAGVDVIETDIQMSKDGIVVINHDSNTGRIYNNGFKIKGTTWSRLKYLHAKGHPDVTLPSFRDALEWLTRHKNVRLMVDVKLTNEKIILVKALVDMLYVVDDLSYWRERIIFGLWSIDWYEYGVQTAVLKGFRIVNITLSLRTLDAFIKYSEELDDPNYKLYGISLQFVSTWTREFQQKWLEFFRNSPIELYLWTVNKESDIKYLSHLPVAGIITDYPNEACKNKEMWSAFNKLREFPCITTKEAFRIYCYLYIYKMVDAVAFSSWARFPVIGDRSFTKLCFSLLKKTHFI